Part of the Sporosarcina sp. FSL K6-2383 genome is shown below.
CAGTAGTCGAACCCTTTCCAAGCTGGCGAAGATCAAGTGTTTCAGACGCTTTTTCATCCGCCCATGCATAGCTCGTCCCAGTTACTGTTAATCCCGCAATTAGCAATGCTGCTCCCGTTTGTTTCCACTTCTTTTGCATTTTAAATCACCTCAACATTTTTTTTGCCCTTTTTGGACATACCAGTTATTCGTATAGGATTCTTTTTTTGAGGGGGTCGATGAAAACTTTTTTCTAGGAACATACTAAAATATTTATATTCGTATGCTTACCTAAGATTTAAGAACAATCTTCCAGTATTCCTTTAACAAGGCACCATATTAAAATGGGAGCTCTTTAATGTTCAATAAATGTCTATCAGTGTTTACAATATTATGCTACCATTATTTTTAAACGTTATTAAATTAAAATAGAAGGTTAATATATAAAGCCATATAGGGAGTTGGTATTTTGGTTGACAAGGAAACGCAGATAAAGGTACTACTTTATGGAAACCCATTCGATTTTGCATGCAAAACTCTTGGCGTTGAAAATATGAGATATCATCATTACTCCAAAGTGTTTACGGTTAGCCAAGAGGAAGTATATGCATATACTGAAGTCAATGGCATCCCACAAAGTGATTCAACGAGCAAAGATTCTATGGGTGAAGGCTTCCATTACTTTGAAGAGGAAGCTAAATGGTATACCTTTTTTAGAGAGAGAGGTTCCATCTACCATGAAAAAAACTTTGATGATTATGAGCTCGGTAAAAAATATATAGTCCTTACATTGCTACAGTTAGCCGGTACCGGACTCTATTAGTAGCTGTTTTTAACAATCTGGCGCGATCAACATTACGATCTCTGTCACTAAAAGCTTAGTGCTTTAAAAATCAAAAAGCACCAACTCCTATAATCGGAGTTGACGCTTTTTATCTTAGATATGACGGATCACATCATGCCGCCCATGCCACCCATATCTGGCATTCCACCCATTCCAGCACCAGCTGGCTCAGGAAGGTCCGCAACTACTGCTTCAGTCGTTAGGAACATAGCTGCTACAGATGCTGCGTTTTGAAGTGCTGAACGTGTCACCTTAGTTGGATCGACGATACCTGCTTGCATCATGTTGACCCAAGTACCTTCTGCAGCGTTGAAGCCAATGCCAACTTCTTCACGTTTGAGACGGTCAACAACGATTGAGCCTTCAAGGCCTGCGTTGTTAGCGATTTGACGAACTGGCTCTTCAAGTGCACGAAGAACGATTTTCACGCCTGTTGCTACGTCGCCTTCTACAGACTCTAGTAACGCTTCTACTTTGCTGTAGACGTTAACAAGTGCCGTACCACCACCAGAAACGATACCTTCTTCGACAGCTGCACGTGTAGAGTTCAATGCGTCTTCGATGCGAAGTTTACGTTCTTTTAGTTCTGTTTCAGTTGCCGCTCCAACTTTGATGACGGCAACGCCGCCTGCTAATTTCGCAAGACGTTCTTGCAATTTCTCTTTATCGAATTCAGATGTAGATTCTTCAAGTTGAACGCGGATTTGGTTAACGCGTCCTGCAATCACTTCAGAGTTGCCGCTACCTTCGACGATTGTCGTGTTGTCTTTCGTTACAACGACTTTCGCTGCGTGTCCAAGTTGCGTAATATCTGCTGATTTAAGGTCAAGGCCTAAATCTTCTGTAATGACTTGACCACCTGTTAGTACTGCGATGTCTTCTAGCATTGCTTTACGGCGGTCACCGAAGCCTGGAGCTTTTACTGCAACAGCATTGAATGTACCACGAAGTTTGTTCACAACAAGTGTTGCTAGCGCTTCGCCTTCAACGTCTTCTGCAATCATTAGAAGTGGTTTACCTTGTTGAACGACTTGTTCAAGAACAGGAAGAATTTCCTGGATGTTTGTAATCTTTTTATCTGTAATTAAAATGTATGGGTTATCGAGAACTGCTTCCATTTTGTCTGTATCTGTTGCCATATAAGCAGACGCATAGCCACGGTCGAATTGCATACCTTCTACGACATCTAGTTCAGTCGTGAAGCCTTTCGATTCTTCAATTGTGATAACACCATCGTTACCAACACGCTCCATTGCTTCAGCGATCAATTGTCCGACTTCCTCGTCGCCAGAAGAGATAGCCGCAACTTGCGCAATTTCTTCTTTCCCTTGGATTTCATCGGAAATATCTTGTAATCCTTCAATCGCAGCGATAACCGCTTTTTCGATTCCTTTACGGATACCGACAGGGTTTGCGCCAGCTGTAACGTTTTTCAAACCTTCACGGATCATTGCTTGCGCTAGAACCGTTGCAGTTGTTGTACCGTCACCTGCGATTTCGTTCGTTTTCGAAGCGACTTCTGCTACGAGTTTAGCACCCATATTTTCAAATGCATCTTCTAATTCGATTTCTTTTGCGATTGTCACACCATCGTTTGTAATAAGTGGTGAACCGAATTTCTTTTCAAGAACAACGTTACGTCCTTTAGGTCCAAGTGTTACTTTTACAGCATCTGCTAATGTATCAACACCACGAAGCATTGCGCTACGTGCGTCTTCATTGAATTTAATTTGTTTAGCCATTTATAAGTTCCCTCCTGATTTTCGTGTATTTGTAAATTAACCGATTGGTAGCTTATTAGCCGATAATCGCTAAAATGTCGCTTTCACGCAGGATCAGATATTCGTTACCTTCATATTTCACTTCAGTACCAGCATATTTTGAGAAGATGATCCGATCGCCTTCTTTAACTTCCAGGTCGATGCGCTGGCCATTTTCAAGCACACGTCCAGTACCTGCCGCAATAACTTTACCTTCTTGCGGTTTCTCTTTCGCGGAATCCGGTATTACAATACCGCTTGATGTTTTTTCTTCTGCCTCGATCAATTCGATTAAGATACGGTCACCTAATGGTTTCAACAAGTAAAACAACCTCCTCAAAGTAATTTCTACATTTTTAGCACTCGGTAGATGTGAGTGCTAACACATTTCCTATCATAATGAATATTTGCATTAATTGCAAGCGAAATACTTTCAATTACGCTACAGTGTAGTTGCGTCGAGAGTTCACACTTCCTATTGATTCGAGTTAAACATTTCTCTTTGCTTATCTGGCTTTAAACAGCTAAAATTAACCTCAGCCACAGTTGAAAGGGTGGGTTCGTTGAAAAACTGGAAAATCTCTTTATGGCTCTTAGCAACATATGCAGCCATGCATATGGGTAGTATCTTTTTAAGCCAAGGTTTGTTTGACTACTTCCCCTGGAATGAACAATATAGTGAAAAAGACATTGCCTATCGCGCAAGCGCTTGGGCATTGTTCATCAGCAATGCTCTTGCGGCCATTGTATTTTTGGCATTCATCTTTCGCAATAAAAAGTTCTTCCATATTTTCAAAGGAAAAAAATCTACAACCGGCAATGCGATTCTTTGGGGAATCATCGGTTTCTTCCTCGTTATGGGAGGACAAATGCTCGCTGGTATGATTGAAGGCTTGTTTGGCATCACGCCGGGGTCTGATAATACGGCTATACTCAGTGACATTGCAAAAGTATCCCCTATCATCATTCTTTCAATCGTCTTATTTGCACCATTCCTAGAAGAAATAGTGTTTAGACGCATTCTTTTTGGTGGAATTTATCAAAAAACAAATTTCTGGGTTGCCGCCATTGCCAGTGCCCTGATTTTTGCTGCAGTGCATAACGAGCTTGAGCATCTTTTAGTCTACATGGCGCCCGGACTCATATTCTCTTATCTGTACTATCGAACCAAACGACTGCTGACACCAATGATTGCCCACCTACTCATGAATGGCTTCGTCGTCATTGCCAATCTAAACCTCGAGAAACTTCAAAAATATCTCGAAGAGCTAGAAAGTTTAAAGCAAGGAATTATCATCTTTTTCCAATAAAAAAATCTTCCTTACCGAAATTTTCGGTTGGAAGACTTTTTTATTGTTGCTCCTGTTGACCCATCACTTCGTCAATTTGTCGCTGTTGCTCTGC
Proteins encoded:
- the groL gene encoding chaperonin GroEL (60 kDa chaperone family; promotes refolding of misfolded polypeptides especially under stressful conditions; forms two stacked rings of heptamers to form a barrel-shaped 14mer; ends can be capped by GroES; misfolded proteins enter the barrel where they are refolded when GroES binds): MAKQIKFNEDARSAMLRGVDTLADAVKVTLGPKGRNVVLEKKFGSPLITNDGVTIAKEIELEDAFENMGAKLVAEVASKTNEIAGDGTTTATVLAQAMIREGLKNVTAGANPVGIRKGIEKAVIAAIEGLQDISDEIQGKEEIAQVAAISSGDEEVGQLIAEAMERVGNDGVITIEESKGFTTELDVVEGMQFDRGYASAYMATDTDKMEAVLDNPYILITDKKITNIQEILPVLEQVVQQGKPLLMIAEDVEGEALATLVVNKLRGTFNAVAVKAPGFGDRRKAMLEDIAVLTGGQVITEDLGLDLKSADITQLGHAAKVVVTKDNTTIVEGSGNSEVIAGRVNQIRVQLEESTSEFDKEKLQERLAKLAGGVAVIKVGAATETELKERKLRIEDALNSTRAAVEEGIVSGGGTALVNVYSKVEALLESVEGDVATGVKIVLRALEEPVRQIANNAGLEGSIVVDRLKREEVGIGFNAAEGTWVNMMQAGIVDPTKVTRSALQNAASVAAMFLTTEAVVADLPEPAGAGMGGMPDMGGMGGMM
- the groES gene encoding co-chaperone GroES, whose translation is MLKPLGDRILIELIEAEEKTSSGIVIPDSAKEKPQEGKVIAAGTGRVLENGQRIDLEVKEGDRIIFSKYAGTEVKYEGNEYLILRESDILAIIG
- a CDS encoding CPBP family intramembrane glutamic endopeptidase; translated protein: MKNWKISLWLLATYAAMHMGSIFLSQGLFDYFPWNEQYSEKDIAYRASAWALFISNALAAIVFLAFIFRNKKFFHIFKGKKSTTGNAILWGIIGFFLVMGGQMLAGMIEGLFGITPGSDNTAILSDIAKVSPIIILSIVLFAPFLEEIVFRRILFGGIYQKTNFWVAAIASALIFAAVHNELEHLLVYMAPGLIFSYLYYRTKRLLTPMIAHLLMNGFVVIANLNLEKLQKYLEELESLKQGIIIFFQ